The following DNA comes from Burkholderiales bacterium.
TGATGGGGCAAAATGCTCGCACATTCTGACCCACCTACCCGTTAATCAAAATTGCACTTCAAACTTGAATCCGCGAGCTTTTCCCTGGCGACATCGCCGCTGTTATCCTCGATCAAACTACCCGGTCGCCGACTTTCCGGGCCGGAAGAAGGCCAATCGCCCCTCGAAAGACCTTCGGCAGACAGATCACCCGCGTCGCCAGACTGAAAATTCATGGCCAATAGCCCACAGGAAAAGTCTCAGCTTCAATGACCACGGGTTCAGGCAGAATTCAACCCCGCGACAGTTCTGTTGCGGCTTGCGGGCGCTGCCCAGGTGCATCACGTGCTTTTTGCGCTCACGGTGGTGTCGTGCGGCTGCGGCGCGTGCGCGGCCCGCGAGCCAGCGCGGCGGTTTCGCCGGCGGCCGGCAGCAGGATTGGGTGTGATTTTGCCAGACGAGAGGGGCTGGGCCGGCTCCAGCGTACAATGGTGCCATGAAGGAGCTAGATGCGTTGCTTGCCGAGATTCGTGCCTGCCGGGTGTGCGCGCCGCATCTGCCCCTGGGGCCGAAGCCGGTGCTGCGGGTCTCTTCGACGGCGCGGCTGTTGATCGTGGGCCAGGCGCCTGGCCGGCGGGTGCATGAGACGGGTCTTCCCTGGAATGACCCCTCCGGGGACCGGCTGCGTGCCTGGCTCAACATGGATCGGGAGCAGTTCTACGACGAGCGGCGTATCGCCATCGTGCCCACGGGCCTGTGTTATCCCGGCTCCGGGCCGCGGGGCGATGCACCACCGCGGCCGGAATGCGCTCCCCTGTGGCATCCGCGCCTGATTCCGTTGATGCCCCACCTCCGCCTGACTCTTCTGGTGGGACAGTATGCCCAGGCCTATTACCTGGGTCGGCGGGCCAAACGGAGTCTGCGCGAGACCGTGGCCAGTTGCCGGGAGTATCTGCCGGAGTATTTTCCGCTGCCCCATCCGAGTCCCCGCAATCAACTGTGGTTCAAACAGAATCCCTGGTTCGAGGCGGAGGTGCTGCCCCTGTTGCGGGAACGGCTGGCGATGCTGGGATGCTGACCTGGGTCCTCTTGCCGGGACTGGATGGTATCGGCCGTTTCCGTACCCTAAAGGCGACGCTGGCGGGCAGGGTGCCTGTGCAGGCGATCTCCTACCCGCCCGATCTGCCTTTGGGTTATGACGCGCTCCTCGAACGGGTGGAGGCGGCGCTGCCGGCGACGGAGTACTGCCTGGTGGCGGAATCCTTTTCCGGCCCGCTTGCCATCCGGCTTGCCGCGAAAAGGCCAGTAGGACTGCGGGCGCTGGTGCTGGCGGCGGGTTTTTGTTCCTGCCCGCTGTCAATGCCCTTGCGCCTCTTTGTGCCCCTGCTTCGGGGCAGGCTGTTGTCACGGCCGCCGCCGGTGTGGCTGGCGAAGTTTTTCTTTCTCGGCCGCGAGGCGTCTCCCGATCTCCTTGCCGATCTTGCGGCTTCCAGCAGGCTGGTGCGGCCCGAGGTGCTGGCCTGTCGCCTGCGGGAGATTCTCCGCGTCGATGTCTGCGATGCGCTTGCGGCGGTTACGGTGCCGATGCTCTATCTTGGCGCGCGCCATGACCGGCTGGTGCGGCCGGCGGTGGCGGAAGCCATGCGCCGTGTTGCGCCGCAGCTTTCGGTGTGTATGCTGCCCGCGCCCCACATGCTGCTGCAGACCCATCCCCATGAGGCGGCCAGGGCCATTGCCGCTTTTCTCGCCCGCCACGGGCTGGGACAGCCGTTGTTATAATCGCGACTTTGTCTGCAGAAGAAACGATCCCACCATGCTCGAAGCCTATCGTGCCCATGTCGCCGAACGCGCGGCGCAGGGTTTGCCGCCGCTGCCCCTCAATGCCGAACAGGTCGCCGCCCTCGTGGAGCTCATCAAGCGGCCGCCGGCAGGGGAGGAGGATTTCCTCCTCGATCTTCTGGAAAACCGTGTGCCCCCCGGGGTGGACCAGGCCGCCTACGTGAAGGCCGCCTTCCTCGCCGATGTCGCCCGCGGCAGGGCAGAAACGCCGCTCATCTGCCGTCAGCATGCGGTGCAGATTCTGGGCACCATGCTGGGCGGCTACAACGTCGCGCCCCTCATCGAGCTGCTGGACGATCCCACCCTGGCGCCGGACGCGGTGCAGGCGCTGTCCCATATCATCCTCATGTTCGATGCCTTCCACGACGTGGTGGACAAATTCAGGGCCGGCAATCCCCACGCCCGGGCGCTTCTGGAATCGTGGGCGGAAGCGGAATGGTTCATAAGCCGCGCGCCGCTTTCGGAAGCGATCACCTGCGTGGTGTTCAAGGTGCCGGGCGAAACCAATACCGATGATCTTTCACCGGCGACGGAAGCCTGGTCGCGGCCCGACATCCCCCTCCATGCCCAGGCCATGCTGGCCAACAAGATGCCGGAGGCGCTGCGGATCATCGCCGAACTCAAGCAGAAGGGCCTGCCCCTTGCCTACGTGGGCGATGTGGTGGGAACGGGCTCCTCGCGCAAATCCGCCATCAACTCCCTGCAGTGGCACATGGGCCAGGACATTCCCCATCTGCCCAACAAGCGCACGGGCGGCATCGTGCTGGGGGGGAAGATCGCCCCCATTTTCTTCAATACGGCGGAGGATTCCGGCGCGCTGCCCATCCAGTGCGACGTCAGCCGCATGGAAATGGGACAGGTGATCACGATCCACCCCTATGCGGGCCGCATCACCGACGAGCGCGGTGAAGTGATCGCCACCTTCGAGCTCGCGCCCCTCACCCTTCCCGATGAGATCCGGGCCGGCGGACGCATTCCCCTGATCATCGGCCGGGGGCTCACCAACAAGGCGCGGGAGGCGCTGGAGCTTGCGCCTTCCGAACGTTTCATCAAGCCGGTGGTG
Coding sequences within:
- a CDS encoding uracil-DNA glycosylase family protein, whose product is MKELDALLAEIRACRVCAPHLPLGPKPVLRVSSTARLLIVGQAPGRRVHETGLPWNDPSGDRLRAWLNMDREQFYDERRIAIVPTGLCYPGSGPRGDAPPRPECAPLWHPRLIPLMPHLRLTLLVGQYAQAYYLGRRAKRSLRETVASCREYLPEYFPLPHPSPRNQLWFKQNPWFEAEVLPLLRERLAMLGC
- a CDS encoding lysophospholipase: MLTWVLLPGLDGIGRFRTLKATLAGRVPVQAISYPPDLPLGYDALLERVEAALPATEYCLVAESFSGPLAIRLAAKRPVGLRALVLAAGFCSCPLSMPLRLFVPLLRGRLLSRPPPVWLAKFFFLGREASPDLLADLAASSRLVRPEVLACRLREILRVDVCDALAAVTVPMLYLGARHDRLVRPAVAEAMRRVAPQLSVCMLPAPHMLLQTHPHEAARAIAAFLARHGLGQPLL